One genomic region from Bacillus aquiflavi encodes:
- a CDS encoding thiolase family protein has protein sequence MKNAVIIDAVRTPIGKLNGSLTNIRPDDLAGHVIKKLIARVNIDPTLIEDVYLGCTNQAGEDNRNVARMGVLLAGLPETIPGVTVNRLCGSGLEAVNQTVSAIKAGLGEIFIAGGTESMTRAPYVMMKPHLTNARSNQTLYDTTIGWRLINPKLAQVYPPISLGETAENVAEKFNITREEQDEFALNSQQRAAAAIESNRFKEEITPVTVPQRKGEPIIFNTDEHVRPRTTIEALAKLTPVFKEGGTVTAGNSSGINDGASALLMMEEELAKTLGLKPLARVITSAVSGVDPAYMGIGPISATKKALARANLTIEDLDLIELNEAFAAQSLACIKELRLDIEKVNVNGGAIALGHPLGCSGARILTTLVHEMQKRDCRYGMASLCIGVGQGISTIIEKI, from the coding sequence ATGAAAAATGCAGTGATTATCGATGCTGTCCGAACCCCGATCGGTAAGTTAAACGGCTCTTTAACGAATATTCGTCCTGATGACTTAGCAGGTCACGTGATAAAAAAATTAATTGCTCGAGTAAATATCGATCCAACATTAATTGAAGATGTTTACTTAGGTTGTACAAATCAAGCTGGAGAAGATAATCGCAACGTTGCAAGAATGGGAGTGCTTTTGGCTGGTCTTCCTGAAACAATCCCCGGTGTAACTGTTAACCGCTTATGCGGTTCTGGATTAGAAGCGGTTAATCAAACTGTTTCAGCAATAAAGGCAGGATTAGGCGAAATATTTATTGCTGGGGGGACTGAAAGTATGACACGTGCGCCATACGTTATGATGAAGCCTCATTTAACGAATGCACGTTCAAACCAAACATTATATGATACGACGATCGGGTGGCGACTTATCAATCCCAAATTAGCACAAGTTTATCCGCCGATCAGTCTTGGGGAAACAGCCGAAAATGTAGCTGAAAAGTTCAACATAACGAGGGAAGAGCAAGATGAATTTGCTTTAAATAGTCAACAAAGAGCGGCAGCAGCAATTGAAAGCAATCGCTTCAAGGAGGAGATTACTCCGGTTACTGTCCCGCAAAGAAAAGGCGAGCCGATTATATTTAACACAGATGAGCATGTTCGACCAAGAACAACAATAGAAGCGTTAGCAAAATTAACACCCGTCTTTAAAGAGGGCGGAACAGTAACGGCGGGTAATTCTTCTGGAATCAATGATGGTGCTAGTGCCCTGTTAATGATGGAGGAAGAGCTGGCTAAAACATTGGGCTTAAAACCGCTCGCTCGTGTGATCACTTCAGCTGTCAGCGGGGTTGATCCGGCATATATGGGTATCGGCCCAATTTCAGCAACAAAAAAAGCGTTAGCTCGTGCAAACTTAACGATTGAAGATCTAGATTTAATCGAGTTAAATGAAGCTTTTGCTGCCCAGTCGCTAGCATGTATAAAAGAGCTTCGTCTCGATATTGAGAAAGTAAATGTGAACGGTGGAGCGATTGCACTTGGGCATCCGCTCGGATGCAGCGGTGCAAGAATATTGACAACACTTGTCCATGAAATGCAAAAGCGTGATTGCCGTTACGGTATGGCCTCTCTATGTATTGGAGTTGGTCAAGGCATTTCGACGATTATTGAAAAAATATAA
- a CDS encoding 3-hydroxyacyl-CoA dehydrogenase NAD-binding domain-containing protein, whose protein sequence is MDKIKTIGVVGAGTMGAGIAQLIVQHGFTAFIFDVDEKKVTKAKASIEARLARLAEKKKLSFEEVYEAKKRLHPSYHIENFQNCEIIIEAVPEKVEIKRAIFQQLEKVCRKETILATNTSSISITQISGMIEHPERVAGLHFFNPATIMPLVEVIQGLNTAAETVETLVAFAKKLNKNPVVCKDTPGFIVNRVARPFYNEALRIMNDQVATVEQIDRIMKQAGNFKMGPFELQDLIGIDVNFATTKSVHASFYGESRFRPHYYQERMVDSGRLGKKTRGGFFHYE, encoded by the coding sequence ATGGATAAAATAAAGACGATAGGTGTTGTTGGCGCAGGAACAATGGGAGCTGGCATTGCCCAATTAATTGTTCAACATGGGTTTACTGCTTTCATATTTGATGTTGATGAAAAAAAGGTAACAAAAGCGAAAGCTTCTATTGAAGCAAGGTTAGCTAGATTAGCAGAAAAAAAAAAACTAAGCTTTGAAGAGGTATACGAAGCGAAAAAGCGTCTTCATCCATCTTATCATATAGAAAATTTTCAGAATTGCGAAATAATAATTGAAGCTGTTCCTGAGAAAGTAGAAATAAAGCGTGCTATTTTCCAACAGTTAGAAAAAGTATGCCGAAAAGAAACGATATTAGCGACGAACACGTCATCGATTTCGATTACACAAATATCTGGCATGATTGAACATCCTGAAAGAGTCGCAGGCTTACATTTTTTTAATCCAGCAACTATCATGCCGCTCGTAGAAGTAATCCAAGGATTAAATACAGCTGCGGAAACGGTTGAAACGTTAGTTGCTTTTGCAAAAAAATTGAACAAAAACCCAGTCGTTTGTAAAGATACGCCTGGGTTTATCGTTAATCGAGTCGCGCGGCCATTTTATAATGAAGCTTTACGAATCATGAATGATCAAGTAGCAACAGTTGAACAAATTGACCGAATTATGAAACAAGCAGGAAATTTTAAAATGGGGCCCTTTGAGCTGCAAGATTTAATCGGCATCGATGTGAATTTTGCAACAACGAAATCAGTTCATGCTAGCTTTTATGGTGAAAGCAGGTTCCGTCCCCATTATTACCAAGAGCGGATGGTTGACTCTGGAAGGTTAGGGAAAAAGACACGGGGAGGGTTCTTTCATTATGAGTGA
- a CDS encoding YmaF family protein: protein MQQQGFMQQPVYHAFPVPHPFTNGVNFNGVETRNQMQMSMDTSRVSIHTHGHSGATTCQDGHVHLHPGVTSKAIETERGHVHKISGNTTFDDGHIHFYEAYTSPPIPLPNGYHTHYVEIRTTENDGHIHIIKGFTEPSKS, encoded by the coding sequence ATGCAGCAACAAGGATTTATGCAGCAGCCGGTTTATCATGCATTTCCAGTTCCGCATCCATTTACAAACGGAGTTAACTTTAATGGGGTTGAAACAAGAAACCAAATGCAAATGTCGATGGATACAAGTAGGGTAAGTATCCATACGCATGGGCATAGCGGTGCTACTACGTGTCAAGATGGTCATGTCCATTTACACCCTGGGGTAACTAGTAAGGCAATTGAAACTGAAAGAGGTCATGTCCATAAAATATCAGGAAATACAACGTTCGATGATGGACACATTCATTTTTATGAGGCTTACACTAGCCCCCCTATTCCTTTACCTAATGGATACCACACTCATTATGTCGAGATTAGAACAACTGAAAATGATGGTCACATTCATATAATTAAAGGTTTTACAGAACCATCTAAAAGTTAA
- a CDS encoding 3-hydroxyacyl-CoA dehydrogenase family protein, with protein MSELNILISGENLLAKELFHAFQAKGMNQVALNDISERSNITVAIETENLHVEKKKQNLKEIEAFVPASTLILTTTLRVTATEVASWLSYPERLIGFGTFVGFMDGKAIEIAPSLQAESHYLQEAKATFSAIGQGIEVVEDEVGLVFPRILSMIINEAAFALTEGTASVRDIDIAMKKGTNYPLGPFEWAKKIGLEDVYSVLSGMYEQFKEERYRPAPLIRKLVHAGWVGGQTNKCFYHYQNMKTKELAR; from the coding sequence ATGAGTGAACTTAACATTCTCATAAGCGGGGAAAATTTACTTGCTAAAGAACTCTTTCATGCTTTTCAAGCGAAGGGAATGAATCAAGTAGCTTTAAACGATATTTCCGAACGTTCGAATATAACAGTTGCGATCGAAACGGAAAATTTACACGTAGAAAAAAAGAAACAAAATCTAAAAGAAATTGAAGCTTTTGTTCCAGCTTCAACACTGATCTTAACAACGACGCTTCGTGTAACTGCAACTGAGGTAGCATCATGGTTATCATATCCAGAAAGATTAATCGGTTTTGGAACGTTTGTCGGTTTTATGGACGGAAAAGCAATCGAAATTGCCCCATCATTGCAAGCTGAATCTCATTATTTACAAGAGGCAAAAGCAACGTTTTCTGCGATTGGTCAGGGAATTGAAGTGGTTGAAGATGAAGTCGGACTTGTATTTCCTCGGATTTTATCAATGATTATTAACGAAGCGGCCTTCGCCCTTACAGAAGGAACCGCTTCTGTTCGCGATATTGATATCGCCATGAAAAAAGGAACAAATTATCCGCTTGGGCCTTTTGAATGGGCTAAAAAAATCGGCTTAGAAGATGTCTATTCCGTACTAAGTGGAATGTACGAACAATTTAAAGAAGAAAGATATCGGCCAGCTCCTCTCATTCGGAAACTTGTTCATGCAGGCTGGGTCGGTGGTCAGACAAATAAATGCTTTTATCACTATCAAAATATGAAAACAAAGGAGCTGGCACGATGA
- a CDS encoding TIGR01777 family oxidoreductase — MKIVIAGGSGFIGRKLTNILLSKGHEIVILTRKDKKSSGNVSYVKWLEKGTSPESELKNADALINLAGFSINDGRWNANHQKQIYDSRMAATDELFRIISLLDKKPSVLINASAIGIYPASKSAIYTEDSVETANNFLGKTVYDWENKAKQVEAQAIRAVFMRFGVVLGNEGGALPLMALPYKLFVGGTVGSGEQWVSWVHVMDAVRAIVFALENDNLRGPVNVTSPSPVQMKDFGKTIGSVLHRPHWFPVPSFVMKLVLGQKSALVLEGQLVIPKVLKDEGFQFKFPSLNSALTDLLTKK, encoded by the coding sequence ATGAAGATCGTTATTGCTGGTGGTTCGGGATTTATCGGACGTAAATTAACTAATATCCTTCTTAGTAAAGGGCATGAAATTGTCATCTTAACAAGGAAAGATAAGAAATCATCAGGAAATGTGTCATATGTAAAGTGGCTCGAAAAGGGTACTTCCCCTGAAAGTGAACTAAAAAATGCAGATGCATTGATTAACTTAGCAGGTTTTTCAATAAACGATGGAAGATGGAATGCAAACCATCAAAAACAAATTTACGACAGTCGAATGGCAGCGACAGACGAGTTATTCAGAATCATTTCGCTACTGGATAAAAAGCCTTCTGTCCTCATTAATGCGAGTGCAATCGGCATTTATCCAGCATCAAAAAGTGCTATCTATACAGAAGATTCAGTAGAAACAGCAAACAATTTTCTCGGTAAAACTGTTTATGACTGGGAAAACAAGGCGAAACAAGTAGAAGCACAAGCAATTCGCGCAGTCTTTATGCGATTCGGTGTTGTCCTCGGCAACGAAGGCGGAGCACTCCCGCTTATGGCATTACCATATAAATTGTTCGTTGGCGGCACAGTTGGTTCAGGTGAACAATGGGTGTCTTGGGTGCATGTGATGGATGCTGTACGAGCGATCGTATTTGCGCTTGAAAATGACAACCTGCGCGGACCTGTCAATGTCACATCACCTTCTCCAGTACAGATGAAGGATTTCGGAAAAACGATCGGTTCTGTTTTGCATCGTCCACATTGGTTTCCTGTCCCTTCATTCGTCATGAAATTAGTGCTTGGGCAAAAAAGTGCACTCGTTCTAGAAGGACAGCTCGTTATCCCTAAAGTGTTAAAAGATGAAGGATTTCAATTCAAATTCCCTTCACTCAACTCTGCTTTAACGGATTTACTTACAAAAAAGTAG
- a CDS encoding IS110 family RNA-guided transposase → MSQMLVGVDVSLKSHHVHFMKQDGSTLADFSVSNDQNGAATLIKRMLEAAEKSQANQLKIGMEATDLYSWHLAHYLQDQMKGYEPKFQASIYVLNARKVARFKKGYDSLVKNDRIDAWVIADHLRFGRLPAQMKDAIQYEALQRLTRTRFHFMREITRNKTYFLNQLFLKFSGLRQDNPFSDKFGATSMAVMEELEPETIAEMSIEELVEFLQDKGKNRFENPEEIAKYLHKLARSSYRLNKAMQDPVNISMSVTLSTIQHIESQVKRLDKEIAKLMKGIPQTLTSVKGIGDVYAAGLIAEIGDIKRFKDHHALAKYAGLVWNQNQSGEFESQETARMRTGNKYLRYYLIQAADKIRKYDSEYKAFYTKKYDEVPKHKHKRALVLTARKLVRLVFSLLRTNQLYTPPERRD, encoded by the coding sequence ATGTCACAAATGCTTGTTGGTGTAGACGTAAGCTTGAAGTCCCATCATGTCCATTTCATGAAACAGGACGGATCCACACTTGCCGACTTTTCTGTTTCTAATGATCAAAACGGGGCCGCAACCCTGATCAAACGAATGCTAGAAGCAGCGGAAAAAAGTCAGGCCAACCAATTGAAGATTGGGATGGAAGCCACTGATCTTTACAGTTGGCATCTTGCCCATTATCTACAAGACCAAATGAAAGGCTATGAACCTAAGTTCCAAGCCTCTATCTACGTACTAAATGCGAGAAAAGTCGCTCGTTTTAAAAAAGGGTATGACTCCCTTGTGAAAAACGATCGCATAGATGCCTGGGTCATCGCTGACCACTTGCGCTTTGGCCGACTGCCAGCCCAAATGAAAGATGCCATACAATATGAAGCCCTTCAACGATTAACACGGACAAGGTTTCATTTTATGCGGGAAATTACCCGAAATAAAACGTATTTTCTTAACCAGCTCTTTTTAAAGTTCAGTGGACTGAGACAAGATAATCCATTTTCAGATAAATTCGGAGCTACGAGTATGGCTGTCATGGAAGAACTAGAGCCCGAAACCATCGCTGAAATGAGTATCGAAGAACTCGTCGAGTTCCTGCAGGATAAAGGGAAGAACCGATTTGAAAACCCAGAAGAAATCGCAAAATATCTTCATAAGTTGGCTAGATCATCTTATCGGTTAAATAAGGCTATGCAGGATCCCGTAAATATTTCTATGTCAGTTACTTTAAGTACCATTCAACATATCGAGTCACAAGTAAAGCGGCTAGATAAAGAAATTGCCAAGTTAATGAAAGGCATACCGCAAACTCTAACGTCTGTAAAAGGAATTGGAGACGTTTATGCGGCAGGGCTGATAGCCGAAATAGGCGATATAAAGCGATTTAAAGATCATCATGCCTTAGCGAAATATGCTGGTTTGGTATGGAACCAAAACCAATCGGGCGAATTCGAATCCCAAGAAACGGCAAGAATGAGGACAGGCAATAAATATTTGCGATACTACCTTATTCAAGCTGCTGATAAGATCCGAAAGTATGACTCTGAATATAAAGCTTTTTACACAAAAAAGTACGATGAAGTTCCAAAACATAAACACAAACGCGCTCTCGTCTTAACTGCAAGAAAACTGGTACGATTGGTGTTTTCGCTACTACGCACCAATCAGTTGTACACACCACCTGAAAGGAGAGATTAA
- a CDS encoding aldehyde dehydrogenase family protein: protein MLVKTVGLKEKYQLLINGEYTDSSNEQFFETHNPATGDVLARVAKATKEDVDRAVAAAKAAFDHGKWPKLTPLRRARVLNKIAEIMRERFNELVEAEVLNSGKTVAAAKGQISQAIEDFEFYAGAITTFGGRTNSVPNGFLNYTLKEPVGVCAQIIPWNYPLMMAAWKLAPALAAGCTIVLKPASYTPITAFILADICHEAGVPAGVLNVITGSGSEIGPYLTEHPNVDKVAFTGETETGKDIMSRASDTLKRVTLELGGKSPSIIFDDCDLDAAVTGSIFGIFYNTGQSCEARSRIFVHENIYDEFIAKFIEKAKKLKVGDPFNKETHMGALISKSHEETVDSYVKLAIEEGGTVLYGGKRPEGQEFENGYWYMPTIIGNITNKMRIAQEEVFGPVVVVMKFSDEAEVLEHANDSIFGLGSAVWTKDNGKAHRIAAGIRAGIVMINSPISAFPGTPFGGYKQSGFGRELSIETLDLYSETKSVISYIGAKPLNIFGI, encoded by the coding sequence ATGTTAGTAAAAACAGTCGGACTAAAAGAAAAGTACCAATTACTCATTAATGGTGAATATACAGACAGCAGCAATGAGCAATTTTTTGAAACTCATAACCCCGCTACAGGTGATGTTTTAGCAAGAGTGGCAAAAGCGACAAAAGAAGATGTTGATCGTGCAGTTGCAGCCGCAAAAGCAGCTTTCGATCATGGAAAATGGCCAAAGCTGACACCGTTACGACGAGCGCGAGTATTGAATAAAATCGCAGAAATCATGAGAGAACGATTTAACGAGCTTGTCGAAGCAGAAGTTTTAAATAGTGGGAAAACAGTAGCCGCAGCGAAAGGACAAATATCTCAAGCGATTGAAGACTTTGAATTTTATGCCGGAGCGATTACCACTTTTGGGGGACGTACAAACTCTGTGCCAAATGGATTTTTAAATTACACTTTAAAGGAACCTGTCGGTGTTTGTGCACAAATTATTCCGTGGAACTATCCATTAATGATGGCAGCTTGGAAGCTCGCTCCCGCTTTAGCAGCCGGATGTACAATTGTGTTAAAGCCAGCAAGCTATACGCCAATCACTGCTTTTATTTTAGCTGACATTTGTCATGAAGCAGGAGTTCCAGCCGGTGTTTTAAATGTTATTACTGGGAGTGGTTCTGAAATTGGTCCATATTTAACAGAGCATCCAAATGTCGATAAAGTCGCATTTACCGGCGAAACAGAAACAGGAAAAGATATCATGTCGCGAGCATCTGACACTCTTAAACGAGTTACCCTTGAGCTTGGCGGAAAATCTCCAAGTATTATATTTGACGATTGTGATTTAGATGCGGCGGTTACCGGATCAATCTTTGGTATTTTCTATAATACGGGGCAGTCGTGTGAAGCTCGTTCAAGAATTTTTGTCCATGAGAATATATATGATGAATTTATCGCAAAGTTTATCGAAAAAGCGAAAAAACTAAAAGTGGGTGATCCTTTTAATAAAGAAACCCATATGGGAGCGCTCATTTCAAAAAGTCATGAAGAGACGGTCGACAGTTATGTCAAGCTTGCAATTGAAGAGGGAGGAACAGTTCTTTATGGTGGAAAACGCCCCGAAGGACAGGAGTTTGAAAATGGATATTGGTATATGCCAACAATTATTGGAAACATCACAAACAAGATGAGAATTGCTCAGGAAGAAGTGTTTGGACCTGTCGTAGTTGTGATGAAGTTTTCTGACGAAGCGGAAGTGCTTGAGCATGCAAATGATTCAATATTTGGTTTAGGCTCTGCTGTCTGGACGAAAGATAACGGAAAAGCTCATCGGATTGCAGCTGGAATCCGTGCTGGTATCGTGATGATTAATAGCCCGATTTCTGCATTCCCAGGAACGCCTTTTGGCGGCTATAAGCAATCTGGGTTCGGAAGGGAATTAAGTATCGAAACATTAGATTTATATTCAGAAACGAAAAGTGTCATTTCGTATATTGGAGCCAAGCCATTAAATATTTTCGGCATTTAA
- a CDS encoding PaaD-like zinc ribbon domain-containing protein, with translation MYDEKKTVRCSFCASKNVKQISSFGTAQLVRQYYCSKCRSVFEYIRWQK, from the coding sequence ATGTATGATGAAAAAAAAACAGTTCGTTGCTCATTCTGTGCTTCTAAAAATGTAAAACAAATCTCTTCATTTGGCACGGCTCAATTAGTGCGGCAATATTATTGCAGCAAATGCCGTTCTGTTTTTGAATATATCCGCTGGCAAAAGTAA
- a CDS encoding benzoate-CoA ligase family protein: MIDAVYQYKGLKQLYNAAHRFIEQNIQKGFGNKVAIDCDKEQVTYETLLLKVNQFGNALKNIGIEPESRLLLLTYDSPEFIISFFGAVKIGAVPIPVNTMMKPDDYEYFLNHSRAKVLVVHAELWEKIKLYRERFVFLKEVIVIEGDETVGAHFYHFDDLLHVASNELITEKTTLEDAAFWLYSSGSTGEPKGVVHLQRSMEKAFDNYARQVLNIDENDRTFSVSKLFFAYGLGNGMYFPLGAGGTTILLKDRPTPEKVFKTIADKKPTIFFGVPTHYGAMIHYVEKTGKIPDLSSVRVCVSAGESLPAIFVEKWKELFNIDILDGIGSTEALHIFLSNYSGDVKPGSSGKVVPGYDAKIVNDDFLQAATNEIGDLVIKGKSITAGYWCNTKETHRKFYGEWMYTGDKYYQDQDGYFWYCGRSDDMLKVGGIWVSPIEIETTLLQHDVVLEVAVIGIEDEHNLVYPKAFVVLKDGIEPTESLKNELKNDVKATLAPYKYPREIEFLPELPKTATGKVQRFRLRSK, encoded by the coding sequence ATGATAGATGCAGTCTATCAATATAAAGGGTTAAAGCAGCTTTATAATGCCGCTCATCGTTTTATTGAACAAAATATTCAAAAAGGGTTCGGCAACAAAGTCGCGATTGATTGTGATAAAGAACAGGTCACTTATGAAACATTGCTTTTAAAGGTGAATCAATTTGGAAACGCTCTCAAAAATATCGGCATTGAGCCAGAAAGTCGTCTCTTGTTGCTAACGTACGATTCCCCAGAATTTATCATTTCATTTTTTGGCGCAGTGAAAATCGGTGCGGTTCCTATACCAGTCAACACAATGATGAAGCCAGACGACTATGAATATTTCCTTAATCATAGCCGGGCTAAAGTGCTCGTTGTCCATGCGGAATTATGGGAAAAAATCAAGCTTTACAGAGAACGATTCGTCTTTTTAAAAGAAGTGATTGTCATTGAAGGCGATGAGACAGTCGGTGCTCATTTCTATCATTTTGATGATTTGCTTCATGTTGCTTCCAATGAGTTAATCACCGAAAAAACAACGTTAGAAGATGCCGCTTTTTGGCTCTATAGTTCAGGGAGTACAGGAGAGCCAAAAGGTGTTGTCCATTTGCAAAGAAGTATGGAAAAAGCTTTTGATAACTATGCAAGACAAGTTTTAAATATTGATGAAAATGACCGCACTTTTTCAGTTTCAAAACTTTTCTTTGCTTACGGTCTTGGCAATGGAATGTATTTCCCGTTAGGAGCAGGAGGAACGACGATTTTATTAAAAGATCGGCCTACACCTGAAAAAGTATTTAAAACGATAGCAGATAAAAAACCGACTATTTTTTTCGGAGTCCCAACGCACTATGGCGCGATGATTCATTATGTAGAAAAAACAGGAAAGATTCCTGATCTATCTTCAGTAAGGGTTTGTGTATCAGCTGGTGAGTCATTGCCGGCAATATTCGTCGAGAAGTGGAAGGAATTATTTAATATAGATATATTAGATGGGATTGGCTCTACTGAAGCTTTGCACATTTTTCTTTCTAATTATAGCGGAGATGTGAAGCCTGGGAGCTCTGGAAAGGTCGTACCAGGATATGATGCAAAAATTGTGAACGACGATTTTTTACAAGCAGCAACAAATGAGATTGGAGATCTAGTTATTAAAGGAAAAAGCATTACTGCTGGGTATTGGTGCAATACAAAGGAAACGCATCGAAAGTTTTATGGAGAATGGATGTATACTGGCGATAAATATTATCAAGATCAAGACGGATACTTTTGGTATTGCGGACGCTCGGACGATATGTTAAAAGTTGGCGGGATTTGGGTGTCGCCGATTGAAATTGAGACAACGCTGCTTCAACATGATGTTGTTCTTGAAGTAGCTGTGATCGGAATAGAAGATGAACATAATCTTGTCTATCCTAAAGCATTTGTTGTCTTAAAAGATGGCATTGAACCGACAGAAAGTTTAAAAAACGAATTAAAAAATGATGTAAAAGCAACATTAGCTCCGTATAAATATCCGCGGGAAATTGAATTTTTGCCTGAACTTCCAAAAACAGCAACCGGAAAAGTACAGCGTTTTCGCTTGCGGTCCAAATAA
- the thrS gene encoding threonine--tRNA ligase: protein MSEKLINIQFPDGKVGEFSKGITVERIAASVSSNLRKKAVVGKVNEQLVDLSYKLERDAEVSILTLDAPEGLHVLRHSAAHVLAQAVKRLYRDVKLGIGPVIEDGFYYDLKLEHRITADDLLAIEKEMERIINENLKINRIEVSYGEAEKRFKEKGERYKLEILKDIPKDEKITLYQQGEFIDLCRGPHLPSTRFIKAVKLTRVSGAYWRGNSENEVFQRVYGVAFKKEKDLNEYVKFLQEAAKRDHRKLGKQLELFMFSEEAPGMPFYLPKGQIVRNELENFSRELQSKASYDEVRTPFMMNQRLWEQSGHWDHYRENMYFSEVDQTKFALKPMNCPGHMLIFKNNLYSYRDLPIRFAEFGQVHRHEYSGALNGMLRVRTFCQDDAHLFVREDQIESEMTQIFHLIDEAYRTFGFEYTVELSTRPKNSLGDDNLWKISERALKNVLYNLQTNYEINEGDGAFYGPKIDFHIKDALKRSHQCATIQLDFQMPEKFALTYINENNEKVRPVVIHRAIYGSIDRFLGILIEHFAGAFPVWLAPMQVQIIPVSQVHIDYCVKIEAKLKQVGIRMQIDKSNEKLGYKIRRAQMQKNPYMLVLGDSEVKENKVNVRKYGKQQSDIVPFESFRKKIVQQIKERSH from the coding sequence ATGAGTGAAAAATTAATTAACATTCAATTTCCGGATGGAAAAGTAGGGGAGTTTTCGAAAGGTATTACAGTTGAAAGGATTGCAGCATCTGTAAGTTCTAATTTAAGAAAAAAGGCGGTTGTCGGAAAGGTAAATGAACAACTGGTAGATTTAAGCTACAAGCTAGAACGGGATGCGGAGGTTTCGATTTTAACTTTAGATGCGCCAGAAGGATTGCATGTTTTAAGGCATTCTGCCGCACATGTATTGGCACAAGCAGTAAAGCGACTTTATCGGGATGTAAAATTAGGTATTGGGCCAGTCATTGAAGATGGGTTTTACTATGATTTAAAGCTAGAACATAGGATTACTGCAGATGACTTACTTGCCATTGAAAAAGAGATGGAACGCATTATAAATGAAAACTTAAAAATTAACCGAATTGAAGTTTCTTATGGAGAAGCTGAAAAACGATTTAAGGAAAAAGGGGAGCGATACAAGCTAGAAATACTAAAGGACATTCCAAAAGATGAAAAAATAACTCTTTACCAACAAGGCGAATTTATAGATCTTTGTCGCGGTCCGCATCTTCCGTCTACTCGTTTTATAAAAGCAGTTAAATTAACTCGTGTCTCAGGGGCTTATTGGCGGGGAAATAGTGAAAATGAAGTGTTTCAACGAGTTTATGGAGTCGCTTTTAAAAAGGAAAAGGATTTAAATGAGTATGTGAAATTTTTGCAGGAAGCAGCAAAACGAGATCATCGTAAGCTAGGGAAACAATTAGAGCTGTTTATGTTTTCTGAGGAAGCACCGGGAATGCCATTTTACTTACCGAAAGGACAAATCGTTAGAAATGAGTTAGAAAACTTTTCACGTGAACTGCAAAGCAAAGCTTCGTATGATGAAGTTCGCACTCCATTTATGATGAATCAACGGCTATGGGAGCAGTCGGGCCACTGGGATCATTATCGTGAAAATATGTACTTTTCTGAAGTCGATCAAACAAAATTTGCGCTGAAGCCGATGAATTGTCCAGGTCATATGCTCATTTTCAAAAACAACCTTTACTCCTATCGAGATTTACCGATTCGTTTCGCGGAGTTCGGTCAAGTTCACCGTCATGAATATAGTGGTGCTTTAAATGGTATGCTCCGAGTCCGGACATTTTGCCAAGATGATGCACATCTATTCGTTCGCGAAGATCAAATTGAAAGTGAAATGACCCAAATATTTCATCTCATTGACGAAGCGTATCGCACTTTTGGCTTTGAATATACGGTAGAGCTTTCGACTCGTCCAAAAAATTCATTAGGTGATGACAACCTGTGGAAGATATCTGAAAGAGCATTAAAAAATGTACTTTACAATTTACAAACAAACTACGAGATAAATGAAGGGGACGGAGCGTTTTATGGACCAAAAATTGATTTTCATATTAAAGATGCTTTAAAACGGAGTCATCAATGTGCAACGATCCAGCTTGATTTTCAAATGCCGGAAAAGTTTGCTTTAACTTATATTAATGAAAATAACGAAAAGGTTCGTCCTGTAGTGATTCATCGTGCGATTTACGGATCAATTGATCGATTTTTAGGCATTTTAATCGAACATTTTGCTGGTGCTTTTCCGGTTTGGCTCGCACCGATGCAAGTGCAAATAATCCCTGTTTCACAAGTTCACATAGACTACTGTGTAAAGATAGAAGCGAAACTAAAGCAAGTGGGAATACGAATGCAAATTGATAAAAGTAATGAAAAACTAGGATATAAAATAAGACGAGCGCAAATGCAAAAAAACCCATACATGCTTGTGCTTGGTGATAGTGAAGTGAAAGAAAATAAAGTAAATGTGAGAAAATACGGGAAACAACAATCAGACATCGTGCCATTTGAAAGCTTTAGGAAAAAAATAGTCCAACAAATAAAAGAACGCAGCCATTAA